One stretch of Chloroflexota bacterium DNA includes these proteins:
- a CDS encoding AAA family ATPase, producing the protein MLEGVPGLAKTATIKALADTVGGTFGRVQFTPDLLPSDLVGSRVYNPRTGDLSTEVGPVFANLLLADEINRAPAKVQSALLEVMQERQVTIGGQTYAVPDPFLVMATQNPIESDGTYPLPEAQLDRFMFKVLVDYPSYEDEITVVERMIGPRITLRPRVTLERLRWLQQAIEAVYVDPRVTAYAARLVTATRALGQHGLPQYATAVQFGGSPRASINLVLGARALALLRGRDYALPRDVAELAPDVLRHRLILSYEGIAEGVTPDAVVQALLGRFPPPRLELGGSEHDRDVA; encoded by the coding sequence ATGCTGGAAGGCGTCCCCGGCCTCGCCAAGACCGCCACCATCAAGGCGCTGGCCGACACCGTTGGCGGGACGTTCGGACGGGTCCAGTTCACCCCCGATCTGCTGCCTTCGGACCTGGTCGGCAGCCGCGTCTACAACCCCCGCACCGGCGATCTGAGCACCGAGGTCGGGCCGGTCTTCGCCAACCTGCTGCTGGCAGACGAGATCAATCGCGCGCCCGCCAAGGTCCAGTCCGCGCTGCTGGAGGTGATGCAAGAGCGGCAAGTCACCATCGGCGGGCAGACCTACGCCGTACCAGACCCGTTCCTGGTCATGGCGACGCAGAACCCCATCGAGTCGGATGGGACCTATCCACTGCCCGAGGCCCAGCTCGACCGCTTCATGTTCAAGGTGCTGGTGGACTACCCCTCCTACGAAGACGAGATCACCGTCGTCGAGCGGATGATCGGCCCCAGGATCACCCTCCGGCCGCGCGTCACGCTGGAGCGGCTGCGCTGGCTCCAGCAGGCGATCGAGGCCGTCTACGTCGACCCCCGCGTGACGGCCTACGCGGCACGGCTGGTCACCGCCACCCGTGCGCTGGGGCAGCACGGGCTGCCCCAGTACGCGACGGCCGTCCAGTTTGGCGGCAGCCCGCGCGCCTCGATCAACCTCGTGCTGGGGGCGCGGGCGCTGGCCCTGTTGCGCGGACGGGACTATGCCCTGCCGCGTGACGTGGCCGAGCTTGCGCCGGACGTGCTCCGGCACCGCCTGATCCTCAGCTACGAGGGCATCGCGGAGGGCGTGACGCCGGATGCCGTCGTTCAAGCGCTGCTCGGGCGGTTCCCGCCGCCGCGCCTGGAGCTGGGAGGGAGCGAGCATGATCGGGACGTGGCGTAA